In the Vespa crabro chromosome 10, iyVesCrab1.2, whole genome shotgun sequence genome, one interval contains:
- the LOC124427490 gene encoding steroid hormone receptor ERR1 isoform X5 has protein sequence MTIAIYPRSMYVCMMSGATTEGMICYNRTMPNIKQEVDNPATPTQNYQVCSPTTTLQNQEAICTKMDVPPDYGGGGGGGGGGGSACSGNGGAGSGSPGSPEMHHCSSTTQPLGTPEEGIKEEDMLPRRLCLVCGDVASGFHYGVASCEACKAFFKRTIQASNFTGNIEYTCPANGECEINKRRRKACQACRFQKCLRQGMLKEGVRLDRVRGGRQKYRRSTDPYIPVKTATLEASVASGGSGEQINNKMVEALAACEPDILQVSNLSHTLDTDQRILGQLSDLYDRELVGIIGWAKQIPGFSSLALNDQMRLLQSTWAEILTFSLAWRSMPNNGRLWFAQDFSLDERLARECHCTELYTHCIQIVERIQRLGLIKEEYYVLKALILANSDARSDEPQALYRFRDAILNSLSDCVAAVRPGQALRATQNMFLILPSLRQADGIVRRFWSSVYRTGKVPMNKLFVEMLEAAYYR, from the exons gtTTGTATGATGTCTGGCGCTACTACCGAAGGTATGATATGCTACAACAGAACCATGCCAAACATTAAACAAGAAGTCGACAACCCCGCCACGCCTACGCAAAACTATCAAGTTTGTTCACCGACCACTACACTGCAAAATCAGGAG GCAATTTGCACAAAAATGGATGTGCCGCCTGATtatggcggtggtggtggtggtggtggtggtggtggcagtGCTTGTAGCGGAAATGGAGGCGCTGGTAGTGGAAGTCCAGGTAGTCCAGAGATGCATCACTGTTCATCGACGACTCAACCTTTAGGAACTCCCGAG GAAGGTATCAAGGAGGAAGACATGTTGCCCAGGCGATTATGTCTCGTTTGCGGAGACGTTGCAAGTGGATTCCATTACGGTGTCGCATCTTGCGAAGCATGCAAAGCTTTCTTTAAGAGGACTATACAAG CGAGTAACTTTACAGGTAACATTGAATATACTTGCCCGGCAAACGGAGaatgtgaaataaataaacgtagaAGAAAGGCGTGCCAGGCGTGCAGATTTCAAAAGTGTCTTCGCCAGGGAATGCTAAAGGAAGGTGTGCGATTGGATCGGGTTAGAGGTGGCAGGCAAAAATACAGAAGATCTACGGATCCTTACATCCCTGTGAAAACGGCTACTTTGGAAG cGAGCGTAGCATCCGGAGGATCTGGGGAACAAATAA ATAACAAAATGGTCGAAGCTCTAGCTGCGTGCGAACCCGATATTTTACAAGTATCGAATCTTTCTCACACTTTGGATACAGATCAAAGGATACTGGGACAATTGTCGGATTTATATGATCGCGAATTAGTTGGAATTATCg gttGGGCTAAGCAAATACCGGGGTTCAGCAGTTTAGCTTTAAACGATCAAATGCGGCTTCTACAAAGTACATGGGCGGAAATCCTAACTTTCAGTTTAGCGTGGAGAAGTATGCCTAATAATGGCAGATTGTGGTTCGCTCAAGATTTCAGCTTGGATGAACGTCTGGCACGTGAATGCCATTGTACAGAGCTATATACGCAT TGTATCCAGATCGTAGAAAGGATTCAACGATTGGGTTTGATCAAAGAAGAATACTATGTGCTGAAGGCATTGATTTTGGCGAATAGCGACGCGAGATCGGACGAACCTCAAGCTCTATATCGTTTCCGCGACGCAATATTGAATTCCCTTTCGGACTGCGTAGCAGCCGTAAGGCCAGGACAGGCGTTACGTGCTACGCAAAACATGTTCCTAATACTGCCTAGTCTTAGACAGGCCGATGGAATTGTAAGGAGATTTTGGTCGAGTGTTTATAGAACGGGCAAAGTGCCGATGAACAAGCTCTTTGTAGAGATGTTGGAAGCTGCCTATTATCGATGA
- the LOC124427490 gene encoding steroid hormone receptor ERR1 isoform X6 — MEAWMYDVVCMMSGATTEGMICYNRTMPNIKQEVDNPATPTQNYQVCSPTTTLQNQEAICTKMDVPPDYGGGGGGGGGGGSACSGNGGAGSGSPGSPEMHHCSSTTQPLGTPEEGIKEEDMLPRRLCLVCGDVASGFHYGVASCEACKAFFKRTIQASNFTGNIEYTCPANGECEINKRRRKACQACRFQKCLRQGMLKEGVRLDRVRGGRQKYRRSTDPYIPVKTATLEASVASGGSGEQINNKMVEALAACEPDILQVSNLSHTLDTDQRILGQLSDLYDRELVGIIGWAKQIPGFSSLALNDQMRLLQSTWAEILTFSLAWRSMPNNGRLWFAQDFSLDERLARECHCTELYTHCIQIVERIQRLGLIKEEYYVLKALILANSDARSDEPQALYRFRDAILNSLSDCVAAVRPGQALRATQNMFLILPSLRQADGIVRRFWSSVYRTGKVPMNKLFVEMLEAAYYR, encoded by the exons gtTTGTATGATGTCTGGCGCTACTACCGAAGGTATGATATGCTACAACAGAACCATGCCAAACATTAAACAAGAAGTCGACAACCCCGCCACGCCTACGCAAAACTATCAAGTTTGTTCACCGACCACTACACTGCAAAATCAGGAG GCAATTTGCACAAAAATGGATGTGCCGCCTGATtatggcggtggtggtggtggtggtggtggtggtggcagtGCTTGTAGCGGAAATGGAGGCGCTGGTAGTGGAAGTCCAGGTAGTCCAGAGATGCATCACTGTTCATCGACGACTCAACCTTTAGGAACTCCCGAG GAAGGTATCAAGGAGGAAGACATGTTGCCCAGGCGATTATGTCTCGTTTGCGGAGACGTTGCAAGTGGATTCCATTACGGTGTCGCATCTTGCGAAGCATGCAAAGCTTTCTTTAAGAGGACTATACAAG CGAGTAACTTTACAGGTAACATTGAATATACTTGCCCGGCAAACGGAGaatgtgaaataaataaacgtagaAGAAAGGCGTGCCAGGCGTGCAGATTTCAAAAGTGTCTTCGCCAGGGAATGCTAAAGGAAGGTGTGCGATTGGATCGGGTTAGAGGTGGCAGGCAAAAATACAGAAGATCTACGGATCCTTACATCCCTGTGAAAACGGCTACTTTGGAAG cGAGCGTAGCATCCGGAGGATCTGGGGAACAAATAA ATAACAAAATGGTCGAAGCTCTAGCTGCGTGCGAACCCGATATTTTACAAGTATCGAATCTTTCTCACACTTTGGATACAGATCAAAGGATACTGGGACAATTGTCGGATTTATATGATCGCGAATTAGTTGGAATTATCg gttGGGCTAAGCAAATACCGGGGTTCAGCAGTTTAGCTTTAAACGATCAAATGCGGCTTCTACAAAGTACATGGGCGGAAATCCTAACTTTCAGTTTAGCGTGGAGAAGTATGCCTAATAATGGCAGATTGTGGTTCGCTCAAGATTTCAGCTTGGATGAACGTCTGGCACGTGAATGCCATTGTACAGAGCTATATACGCAT TGTATCCAGATCGTAGAAAGGATTCAACGATTGGGTTTGATCAAAGAAGAATACTATGTGCTGAAGGCATTGATTTTGGCGAATAGCGACGCGAGATCGGACGAACCTCAAGCTCTATATCGTTTCCGCGACGCAATATTGAATTCCCTTTCGGACTGCGTAGCAGCCGTAAGGCCAGGACAGGCGTTACGTGCTACGCAAAACATGTTCCTAATACTGCCTAGTCTTAGACAGGCCGATGGAATTGTAAGGAGATTTTGGTCGAGTGTTTATAGAACGGGCAAAGTGCCGATGAACAAGCTCTTTGTAGAGATGTTGGAAGCTGCCTATTATCGATGA
- the LOC124427488 gene encoding uncharacterized protein LOC124427488 codes for MHRLVSFFIFSNIFLSFAIANDEERPLSLQDQCLKSNIADLEEYISTLNLTNVPTIDTMIIGFECPLTALPFGILRSDWARLLLLRNAQEKDSIFAEKLECLFKLLIIAYQRLEQNLIPKKSFDRMNNSYISNTGNVSNIGNNTIKMKFMNTNFSSEIVPISIRFENTSINADHRESINENKMNENGKKKDNVEYLSTEFNKKTQGNNVKNDIMENYNSENVALCKDLQNVERFTKVDCSENTIKYSLSQQGNKLLTNTDVMMEITNDPMYSSQDKEITKVSIYNELDNKKDVTIPLTISTVVSSESGNMEVPMSTEKIASLANLTNIIKSNYTRTSIEESNSISTLSTIRTEIFEEMSSQKTQVGIKNDKMNVYNSTNIYETNKSDETFDSSKFTNFNKKFNTMDSVSVTNSVDIKDPYAKNSISDVTNRQDLQETISNELSILKNDNPTYASNVGTNSMDYFDPSWTSIYDVFTHKPDKFYSSIDRFRHKVGDKLKRLPVFRKQPSGLVTKDHKANVKVTSLLSKTITFMTDSITKTNKFKGDLLDSQKCDHTNTNIENNFRFFYNNGERPEQKTRKNGREIFNFIHIKCKNECT; via the exons ATGCACCGACTAGTatccttctttatcttctctaatattttcctttcgtttgcCATAGCAAACGACG AGGAAAGGCCGTTATCATTACAGGACCAATGTTTGAAATCGAATATTGCCGATTTAGAGGAATACATTTCTACATTGAATTTAACAAATGTACCTACAATCGATACGATGATCATTGGTTTTGAATGTCCACTTACGGCTTTACCCTTTGGTATTTTGAGATCTGACTGGGCaagattgttgttattacgtAATGCACAAGAGAAAGATTCGATTTTCGCTGAGAAACTGGAATGTCTGTTTAAACTTTTAATCATAGCTTATCAAAGATTAGAACAAAATCTGATACCAAAGAAATCTTTCGATAGAATGAATAATAG ttatatttctaatacgggaaatgtttccaacattggaaataatactataaaaatgaaatttatgaataCGAATTTTAGTTCCGAGATAGTACCGATAAGTATACGTTTTGAGAATACAAGTATCAACGCTGATCATCGTGAAAGTATAAATGAGAATAAGATgaatgaaaatggaaaaaagaaagataatgttGAATATCTTAGTACggagtttaataaaaaaacacaAGGAAATAATGTGAAGAACGATATTatggaaaattataatagtgagAACGTTGCATTATGTAAAGATTTACAGAATGTAGAAAGATTTACGAAAGTCGATTGTTCGGaaaatacgattaaatattCCCTTTCTCAAcaaggaaataaattattaacaaatacgGATGTTATGATGGAAATAACAAACGATCCAATGTATAGTAGTCAAGACAAGGAGATAACAAAAGTTAGCATTTATAATGAGTTGGATAATAAGAAGGACGTAACGATACCGTTAACAATTTCTACAGTGGTAAGTTCAGAAAGTGGAAATATGGAAGTACCTATGTCAACAGAGAAAATCGCGAGTTTGGCTaatttaacgaatataataaaatctaacTATACAAGAACGTCCATCGAGGAATCTAATTCGATTAGTACATTGTCGACCATTCGAACGGAAATTTTCGAAGAAATGTCATCGCAAAAAACACAAGTgggaattaaaaatgataaaatgaatgttTATAATTCAACAAATATTTACGAGACAAATAAGAGCGATGAAACTTTCGACTCTTCGAAATTtactaattttaataagaaatttaatacGATGGATAGTGTTAGTGTTACGAATTCTGTTGATATCAAGGATCCTTATGCTAAAAACAGTATAAGCGATGTAACAAATCGTCAAGATCTTCAAGAGACTATTTCGAATGAGTTgtcaattttgaaaaatgataatccGACATATGCATCGAATGTAGGAACAAATTCAATGGATTACTTTGATCCTTCATGGACTAGTATTTACGATGTTTTCACTCACAAGCCAGACAAGTTTTATTCCTCTATCGACAGATTTCGTCATAAGGTCGGAGATAAACTGAAAAGGCTTCCGGTTTTCAGAAAACAACCTTCAGGACTTGTTACGAAGGATCATAAAGCGAACGTAAAGGTTACTTCACTTCTCTCGAAGACTATTACTTTCATGACAGATTCGATaacgaaaacaaataaatttaaaggaGATCTCTTGGATTCTCAAAAATGTGACCATACGAATACCAATATCGAGAAcaattttagatttttttacaataatggAGAAAGACCGGAGCAAAAAACTAG GAAAAATGGtcgagaaatatttaattttattcatattaaatgtaaaaatgaatgtacgtaa
- the LOC124427490 gene encoding steroid hormone receptor ERR1 isoform X7 has protein sequence MMSGATTEGMICYNRTMPNIKQEVDNPATPTQNYQVCSPTTTLQNQEAICTKMDVPPDYGGGGGGGGGGGSACSGNGGAGSGSPGSPEMHHCSSTTQPLGTPEEGIKEEDMLPRRLCLVCGDVASGFHYGVASCEACKAFFKRTIQASNFTGNIEYTCPANGECEINKRRRKACQACRFQKCLRQGMLKEGVRLDRVRGGRQKYRRSTDPYIPVKTATLEASVASGGSGEQINNKMVEALAACEPDILQVSNLSHTLDTDQRILGQLSDLYDRELVGIIGWAKQIPGFSSLALNDQMRLLQSTWAEILTFSLAWRSMPNNGRLWFAQDFSLDERLARECHCTELYTHCIQIVERIQRLGLIKEEYYVLKALILANSDARSDEPQALYRFRDAILNSLSDCVAAVRPGQALRATQNMFLILPSLRQADGIVRRFWSSVYRTGKVPMNKLFVEMLEAAYYR, from the exons ATGATGTCTGGCGCTACTACCGAAGGTATGATATGCTACAACAGAACCATGCCAAACATTAAACAAGAAGTCGACAACCCCGCCACGCCTACGCAAAACTATCAAGTTTGTTCACCGACCACTACACTGCAAAATCAGGAG GCAATTTGCACAAAAATGGATGTGCCGCCTGATtatggcggtggtggtggtggtggtggtggtggtggcagtGCTTGTAGCGGAAATGGAGGCGCTGGTAGTGGAAGTCCAGGTAGTCCAGAGATGCATCACTGTTCATCGACGACTCAACCTTTAGGAACTCCCGAG GAAGGTATCAAGGAGGAAGACATGTTGCCCAGGCGATTATGTCTCGTTTGCGGAGACGTTGCAAGTGGATTCCATTACGGTGTCGCATCTTGCGAAGCATGCAAAGCTTTCTTTAAGAGGACTATACAAG CGAGTAACTTTACAGGTAACATTGAATATACTTGCCCGGCAAACGGAGaatgtgaaataaataaacgtagaAGAAAGGCGTGCCAGGCGTGCAGATTTCAAAAGTGTCTTCGCCAGGGAATGCTAAAGGAAGGTGTGCGATTGGATCGGGTTAGAGGTGGCAGGCAAAAATACAGAAGATCTACGGATCCTTACATCCCTGTGAAAACGGCTACTTTGGAAG cGAGCGTAGCATCCGGAGGATCTGGGGAACAAATAA ATAACAAAATGGTCGAAGCTCTAGCTGCGTGCGAACCCGATATTTTACAAGTATCGAATCTTTCTCACACTTTGGATACAGATCAAAGGATACTGGGACAATTGTCGGATTTATATGATCGCGAATTAGTTGGAATTATCg gttGGGCTAAGCAAATACCGGGGTTCAGCAGTTTAGCTTTAAACGATCAAATGCGGCTTCTACAAAGTACATGGGCGGAAATCCTAACTTTCAGTTTAGCGTGGAGAAGTATGCCTAATAATGGCAGATTGTGGTTCGCTCAAGATTTCAGCTTGGATGAACGTCTGGCACGTGAATGCCATTGTACAGAGCTATATACGCAT TGTATCCAGATCGTAGAAAGGATTCAACGATTGGGTTTGATCAAAGAAGAATACTATGTGCTGAAGGCATTGATTTTGGCGAATAGCGACGCGAGATCGGACGAACCTCAAGCTCTATATCGTTTCCGCGACGCAATATTGAATTCCCTTTCGGACTGCGTAGCAGCCGTAAGGCCAGGACAGGCGTTACGTGCTACGCAAAACATGTTCCTAATACTGCCTAGTCTTAGACAGGCCGATGGAATTGTAAGGAGATTTTGGTCGAGTGTTTATAGAACGGGCAAAGTGCCGATGAACAAGCTCTTTGTAGAGATGTTGGAAGCTGCCTATTATCGATGA